CGAGTGCACGACCATGAAGGCATCGTCTGGGACGAGATGGTCGGCATGTGGATTACCCTGTGGCTGGTGCCGGAAGGCTGGTACTGGTTGTTGACGGGTTTCCTGGTATTCCGCTTCTTCGATATCCTCAAGCCGTGGCCGATCCGCTGGATCGATCGGCAGGTACACGGCGGTGTCGGCATCATGCTCGACGACGTACTGGCCGGCGTCTTCGCCTGGTTGGCAATGCAAGGGTTGGTGTGGTGTTTCACCTGAGGGATCGAGGCATGGGCGTAAGCCGCGCACTTCTGCTGTTGCTGTGTTTCGGGGCCTTGCTCGGCTTCCGGGTGGCCGAAGCGGCGCCGCTGCCGGGCAAGATTCGCGCGGCCAGCGAGGAGTGGGCCGATTACACCCAGGCCGATGGCCAGGGCATGGGCTGGGACATCTTGCGCGCGGTGTTCGAGCCTGAAGGCGTCAAGCTGGAAATCCGCAGCGTGCCCTACACCCGCTCGATCGGGTTGGTGCAGCGCGGCGAGGTCGACGTGCAGGTCGGCGCCTATCGGGATGAGTCCGAAGGCGTGCTGTACCCGAAGTGGCACTACGACGTCGATCACATCTATGCCTTGGGACTGGCGTCCAAGCCGACGCCCACCCTGGCGACGATTGGCAACTATCGGCTGGTATGGATGCGTGGGTACGAATACAACAACTACCTGCCTAACATCCGGCGTTTCAATGAGATCCACCGGTCGGTGGGTATCTTGCCGATGCTGATTCACGAGCGAGCGGATTTTTACATCGATGCGTCGATGGAAATCGAAGAAGTGCTGGCCAAGGCCGACGATCCCAAGCAATTCAAACTCTCGCCGTTGATTAACTTGCCGCTGTACCTGGGCTTCGCCAACAACGAAAACGGTCGTGTGTTGCGTGCGCTGTTCGACCGACGCATGGAAGTGCTGGCGAAGAGCGGCGAGTTGAAACCGATTTTCGAACGCTGGAAGCAACCCTATCCCTTCGACGAGCACGGTAAACCACCGAAGCCGTGATCAAACTTTTTGATGTTTATGGCCGATAATTCAGCCTAAGCGTCTGCGGGAGCCTGCTGTTACAATGCCCGCCTCTGCGAAACTCCAGTACTAGATCAGGAGCACACCGGTGCCTGTCGTTTTTGTTGCCGCTTCCAAGCTGCCAACGCCCTTTGCGCAATTCACCATGCATGGTTTCCTCGATGAAACCACCGGTCGCGAGCACGTCGTGCTGAGCTTGGGCGATTTCGCCGACGGTGCTCCGGTGCTCGGTCGCCTGCACTCCGAATGCCTGACGGGCGATGCCTTGTTCAGCCAGCGTTGCGATTGCGGCTCGCAACTCGAAGCCGCGCTGCAGGCCATTGCCCGCGAAGGCCGTGGCGTGCTGTTGTACCTGCGCCAGGAAGGGCGCGGCATTGGCCTGCTGAACAAGATCCGCGCCTATGAACTGCAAGATGGCGGCGCCGATACCGTGGAAGCCAACGAACGCCTGGGGTTTGCCGCCGACATGCGCGACTACAGCATTTGCCAGCCGATGCTCGAACACCTGGGTATCAAGTCGTTGCGGTTGATGACCAATAATCCGCGCAAGGTCAAGGCATTGACCGACATGGGCATCGTGGTGGCCGAGCGTGTGCCGTTGCACACCGGGCATAACCCGCACAACAAACTGTACCTGGCGACCAAGGCCAGCAAGCTCGACCACATGATGGGCAACGAGCACCAGGGCGAGGTTGACCGGGCGTGACGCGCGGTCAGGTTCGGCGGCGGCTGTCCGTCAGTTGGTGGCAATACTTGGCGCTGGCCTTGCTGCCGCTGTTCGTGATCAACGCGGTGTTTGGCCAGGGCGAAGCGATTCTGCCGGTGCTGGCGATGCCATTGTTCATCGCCGGCGTGGCGTCGATGTTTGTCAGCCTGCGGTTTTTCGGTGGCTATAAAAAAGCCCTGATCGCCACGCAAAAATCCCTCGATACACCTGAAGAGCCTCAGGCCTGGATCACCCTCGCGGCCCGGCGTCGCGCAGCCTTCCTGGCCGCCGGCTTGCCGGCCTGGATTGGCGCATTGGCAGTATTTGTCGGTCTGGAAGCCGTGCCGCTGATGCTGTTGGCGCTATCCACCGCCGTGCTGTTCTACCTGTATCGCATTCCGCGCCAGCTCGGCTGATGCGCCTTTGGCTGGCGGTCCTGCTGCTGGCCGCCAGCGCCTCGACGGCGGCGGCTTCCCGCGTCGTCAGCCTGGCGCCGTCGCTGTCTGAAATCGTCGTCGAACTGGGTTCTACCGACCTGTTGGTGGGCGTGCTGGACGGCGGCGATCGCCCACCAGCCCTCAAGGACCTGCCTTCGGTGGGGCGCTACGGCCAACTGGATATGGAGCGCTTGCTCAGCCTCAAGCCTGATTTGCTCCTGCTCTGGCCTGGCAGTGTCGGCCCGGCCCAGCGCGAGCAGCTCAAGGGTTTGCACATCCCTGTCTACGTCGCCGAACCCCGCAGCCTCGACCAACTCATTACGCAAATCGAAGAAATCGCCCAAACACTCGGCCGCCCGGAACGGGGTGCTCAGCGGGCCGCGCAGCTGCGCGTGCGTCTTGAGGCACTGCGCCTGCGCTATCGGCGGGACACGCCATTGGCGGTGTTTTATCAGGTCTGGGACCGGCCGTTGTACACCGTGGGTGGCGGGCAGATCATCAGCGATGCGCTGGCCACCTGCGGTGCATACAACGTCTTTGCCGACCAGGACCTGCCGGCGCCACAGGTGAGCGTGGAGTCGGTGTTGCAGCGTAAACCGCAAATGATCCTGGCCACGGACCAGGCGCAGCTCGATGCCTGGAAAGCCTGGCCGGTGGCGCAGGGGCGGCTGTTGCTGGTCACTGACAAGGGATTGGAGCGGCCCAGCGGGCAGATGATCGAAGCCGTTGCCCGGTTGTGTGAGCTGATCGCGCCGCACCGGTAGGCCGCGACGTCGTCATCGCGGTGCACGGGTTCCGATCAGAGGCTCGGTGTCCACGTCACGCCAAGCAACCAGGTCCGTCGCTCTTCGCGATAACCATATTGCGCCCCGTCGTGGCTATACAGCGCCCGGCTGTAATCCTTGCCCAGCAGGTTATCCACTTTCATTTCCA
The Pseudomonas marvdashtae genome window above contains:
- a CDS encoding phosphatidylglycerophosphatase A family protein — protein: MTDHPNQVPAEFVPPSVWRNPWHFLAFGFGSGTLPKAPGTWGSLVALPFIPLWQMLPDWGYWLMLGITMLFGFWLCGKVADDLRVHDHEGIVWDEMVGMWITLWLVPEGWYWLLTGFLVFRFFDILKPWPIRWIDRQVHGGVGIMLDDVLAGVFAWLAMQGLVWCFT
- a CDS encoding substrate-binding periplasmic protein; the encoded protein is MGVSRALLLLLCFGALLGFRVAEAAPLPGKIRAASEEWADYTQADGQGMGWDILRAVFEPEGVKLEIRSVPYTRSIGLVQRGEVDVQVGAYRDESEGVLYPKWHYDVDHIYALGLASKPTPTLATIGNYRLVWMRGYEYNNYLPNIRRFNEIHRSVGILPMLIHERADFYIDASMEIEEVLAKADDPKQFKLSPLINLPLYLGFANNENGRVLRALFDRRMEVLAKSGELKPIFERWKQPYPFDEHGKPPKP
- the ribA gene encoding GTP cyclohydrolase II: MPVVFVAASKLPTPFAQFTMHGFLDETTGREHVVLSLGDFADGAPVLGRLHSECLTGDALFSQRCDCGSQLEAALQAIAREGRGVLLYLRQEGRGIGLLNKIRAYELQDGGADTVEANERLGFAADMRDYSICQPMLEHLGIKSLRLMTNNPRKVKALTDMGIVVAERVPLHTGHNPHNKLYLATKASKLDHMMGNEHQGEVDRA
- a CDS encoding MFS transporter, whose product is MTRGQVRRRLSVSWWQYLALALLPLFVINAVFGQGEAILPVLAMPLFIAGVASMFVSLRFFGGYKKALIATQKSLDTPEEPQAWITLAARRRAAFLAAGLPAWIGALAVFVGLEAVPLMLLALSTAVLFYLYRIPRQLG
- a CDS encoding cobalamin-binding protein — translated: MRLWLAVLLLAASASTAAASRVVSLAPSLSEIVVELGSTDLLVGVLDGGDRPPALKDLPSVGRYGQLDMERLLSLKPDLLLLWPGSVGPAQREQLKGLHIPVYVAEPRSLDQLITQIEEIAQTLGRPERGAQRAAQLRVRLEALRLRYRRDTPLAVFYQVWDRPLYTVGGGQIISDALATCGAYNVFADQDLPAPQVSVESVLQRKPQMILATDQAQLDAWKAWPVAQGRLLLVTDKGLERPSGQMIEAVARLCELIAPHR